From a single Bacillus gobiensis genomic region:
- a CDS encoding sugar transferase — protein MNAEKSMNLYRQYRVRQDRSRPLSVKAQKYLIVKRMLDIAFSIIGLVFAFPVILFFAMLISIETPGSPFYIQERVGMNGKYFKVIKLRSMRKDAEKSGAKWAEANDPRITRIGSFIRKTRIDELPQLLNVLLGDMSIVGPRPERPCFTAEFNNQIPGFTNRLIVKPGLTGWAQVNGGYEISPKEKLIFDLYYINHLTFLMDIKIMLKTFKVVLTGDGAR, from the coding sequence GTGAATGCAGAAAAAAGCATGAATTTGTATAGGCAGTATCGTGTTCGTCAAGACCGGTCCCGGCCATTGTCCGTGAAAGCACAAAAATATTTAATAGTAAAGCGGATGCTGGATATTGCATTTTCAATCATTGGTCTTGTTTTTGCTTTTCCGGTAATCCTTTTTTTTGCTATGCTAATTTCAATTGAAACACCGGGTTCACCATTTTATATACAAGAACGCGTCGGTATGAATGGGAAGTATTTTAAGGTCATCAAGCTAAGGTCAATGAGAAAAGATGCCGAGAAAAGCGGTGCAAAATGGGCTGAAGCGAATGATCCGAGGATTACAAGGATCGGTTCTTTTATTCGCAAAACGAGAATTGATGAATTGCCTCAGCTGCTGAATGTGCTTCTCGGAGACATGAGTATAGTAGGTCCAAGACCGGAAAGACCTTGCTTCACTGCAGAATTTAATAACCAAATACCCGGGTTTACAAACCGTTTAATTGTAAAGCCTGGTTTAACAGGCTGGGCACAAGTAAACGGCGGATATGAAATCAGCCCGAAAGAAAAACTTATTTTTGATCTATATTATATTAATCACTTGACTTTTCTAATGGATATTAAGATTATGTTAAAAACGTTTAAAGTTGTGTTAACTGGAGACGGAGCCAGATAA
- a CDS encoding N-acetylmuramoyl-L-alanine amidase, with translation MWLHVKSIILIMFGLILFIPNAFAANSVERLDGASRYQVAVNVSEKGWNSADTVIVANGNAYADVLAASPLAYLHNAPILLTENNKLTGPTRDRIKQLGAKKVIIIGGDISVQRNVEHEINKLVGSVERIGGASRYQVAENIAGKLPNQSKAVIANGTAYADSLAIASYAARNKIPILLTTSGAIPQPTIDAMRNKGTSSTIVVGGEISVEKSVYDQLPSPTRIGGASRFEVASNIADKYYSSSKESFISNGYAYADALSGSVLAAKQNRPMLFTDAKTLPEKTKDVIGLKNINSFTVLGGTISVQTNVMNQLNNAAKILFIDPGHGGSDPGAIGYAGIKEKDVNLAISNKVVKKLDAAGEFTIASRTGDTYPTLDDRVEKANAANANIFISIHANSSDNNNVVGSDTFYYNGSASSKRLAQELQERIPKAMETRDRGISEGNWIKVIDKSNMPAVLAETGFVSNSSDASKLNDPYYQDRVAQAIYEAIKAYYK, from the coding sequence TTGTGGTTACATGTAAAGAGCATAATACTCATTATGTTCGGGCTAATCTTATTTATCCCTAATGCTTTCGCTGCCAATTCAGTGGAGCGTCTTGATGGCGCTAGCCGTTACCAGGTGGCTGTCAATGTATCGGAAAAAGGGTGGAACTCTGCAGATACAGTGATTGTCGCCAACGGAAACGCCTATGCAGATGTATTGGCTGCCTCGCCTTTGGCTTATCTTCACAACGCGCCCATATTGTTGACAGAGAACAACAAGCTTACAGGTCCTACGAGGGATCGAATCAAACAGCTCGGAGCGAAAAAGGTTATCATTATTGGCGGAGATATTAGTGTTCAAAGAAATGTGGAACACGAAATTAATAAACTCGTAGGGTCAGTTGAACGAATTGGAGGAGCCAGTCGCTATCAAGTGGCGGAAAATATTGCGGGAAAGCTTCCGAACCAATCAAAAGCTGTCATAGCGAACGGTACCGCATATGCGGACAGCCTTGCAATCGCTTCCTATGCGGCTAGAAACAAAATTCCGATCTTGCTCACAACCTCGGGGGCGATTCCACAGCCAACGATAGACGCGATGCGAAATAAAGGAACATCTTCCACGATTGTCGTAGGCGGAGAAATCAGTGTAGAAAAGAGTGTGTACGATCAGCTCCCTTCTCCAACGCGAATCGGAGGAGCCAGCCGTTTTGAAGTAGCTTCAAACATTGCTGATAAATATTATTCTTCATCGAAAGAGTCTTTTATCAGCAACGGCTATGCTTATGCTGATGCTTTGTCAGGATCAGTTTTGGCTGCAAAGCAAAACCGGCCGATGCTGTTTACAGATGCAAAAACATTGCCGGAAAAAACCAAAGATGTTATTGGTTTGAAGAACATAAATTCGTTCACAGTGCTCGGCGGTACAATATCCGTACAAACAAATGTGATGAATCAATTAAATAATGCCGCCAAAATATTATTTATTGATCCTGGTCATGGCGGAAGTGATCCGGGTGCAATAGGATATGCAGGTATTAAAGAGAAAGATGTTAATCTTGCAATATCAAACAAAGTCGTAAAGAAACTAGATGCAGCAGGAGAATTTACAATTGCTTCTAGAACAGGAGATACGTATCCAACTCTTGATGATCGCGTCGAAAAAGCGAATGCTGCAAATGCAAACATTTTTATTAGTATCCACGCTAATTCAAGTGACAACAATAATGTAGTAGGTAGTGACACATTTTATTATAATGGTTCTGCAAGCAGTAAAAGATTAGCTCAGGAACTTCAAGAGAGAATCCCGAAAGCGATGGAAACCAGAGATCGTGGAATTTCTGAGGGAAATTGGATAAAGGTTATTGATAAATCAAACATGCCAGCTGTATTAGCGGAAACTGGATTCGTATCTAATAGTAGTGATGCTAGTAAATTAAATGATCCATATTATCAGGACAGAGTAGCCCAAGCCATTTATGAAGCGATCAAAGCATACTATAAATAA